The window AGTTAACTGTTTTACTACATTTTTTAAATCTCAAACAAGCAATTTCCTATCTTCCATCTATATTGCTAGTGTCACGTCAATCATCAAGTGTCGGGTAAAGTTTAGATAATCTTATCCTGGCATCAATCGTAGTAAACTGCCAGTTAGCCTTTGATTTCTTATTGTTTCTAAATTTCTGCCATGACTGTACTTCTTTTTTTATCTTTGTAATATTATCAATCCGCCTGTTTAAACACTGTCCAGCAAGTACATTCAACTCGATTTCTGCCATATTTAACCAGCTACCATGCTTTGGGGTGTAGACAAACTCAAATTTATCTAAAATTTCCTTTGCTTTATCCGGCACAAACGTTTCATACAACGATCCAGCATCATGAGTATTCAAGTTGTCCATTACTAATGTTATTTTGTTCGCATGACCATATGTATTAACAACGTCTTCCAGAAAATAGGACCAATCTTGTTTAGTTCTTCTTTCTGTTATTTTTACTATACGTTTCCCGGCCAATGGTTCAAAGGCCAGAAAAATATTACACACTCCACAACGCTTATATTCATAGTCATACTTAGCCGGTTGCCCTGGTGAAGCAGAAATTGGCATCTTTGTCTCTGATATAAGTTGCTTTGGTGACTCGTCCATACATATTACTGGATACTTAGCGTCATATGGACGTTTGTATACATCCAGCACCATTTCCATGTTAGCGACAAAACTGCCGTTTTCTTTTGGCGGTATTACCCAACCTTTTCGTTGCCAGGGCTTAATTTCGTTTTTTTTAATATACGGCGTATTGTTTCGTGGGAAATTTTGTCAGTATATTCAAGTTCTACTACCTTGTCTGCTAATAATCGCAGAGACCATCTTGCAAAACCTTCTGGCGGCTCGCTACAACTTAACGCTACCAGGTGGGCTTCAAAGTCACCATCTGTCTTCTTTTCATATACTCGATTGCCTTTGCGTCCATTAAGCGCAACTTCAAAACCTTCTTCAACAAATCTTTTCTTTACCCGGTCAATTTTCTTCATGCTTATTTTAAGAACACGGGCAATTTCAACGTTGGTCGAACGTTTGCCCTGATACTCACCCTGGTCGCAAGCTAATAATAGTAATGCATTGAGTATCTTTTGGGATCTATGCATCCCTTTAGACGTTAAAGCAACAAGCCTGTTACGTTCATCGCAATCAAGAGTTACTATGTATTTCTTCATAATCTAAATCTCCCGAAAAAAATTTAATTATGAAGATATTATAATCTATTATATACGACATTACAAGCTTGACGTGACACTAGTCGACACTACGGATAAAAATTATTGGCAATGGAATATATAAACCAGGTCTCGTTTTGGCCTTTCATCATCTATGTCGCTGCCGTTTTCTTATTAGCCCGGATTTCTCACCGATATCTTGCAATAGCCATTAATATATGGTATAAACCATATATTAACAAAGAGTTACAACAACACAAAGGAGGCTGTGGATGCAAACAGAGTGTATACAGACAACATTTAATTTTGAGGAACTGGGAAATCGTCAAGTAGTCGCGCGATTCAATGGTGGAACAATTTCCACAGGTGCCAGGGGACTACTTTTGAGGGAAGTTGAACACGGTCGAGGTATTTTGAAACAGTTTTCACGATGCTTCATAGATTATCGTGATCAGGATGAAATTGAACACACCGTTGAAGAACTGATTTCTCAACGAGTATATGGGATAGCATTAGGATACGAAGATTTAAATGATCATGACAGTTTGCGGGCTGATCGTTTGCGGGCAATATTATGTGGGAAGGAAGACCCAAGTGGCCAGGATCGACGCTGTGCAAGAGACAAGGGGAAAGCATTAGCAGGTTAGAGTACTTTGAACAGACTGGAATTAACGCCTCCTGATGCTACGAGGAAAGACCGTTATAAAAAGATAGTGTATTGTAGAGAAAAGGTTGAAGAATATTTTGTAGACATTTTTTTGCGTTCCAGAGAAGAGATACCAGATCAAATAATACTGGACCTGGATGCGACAGACAATCCCCTTTATGGTAACCAGGAAAATCGTTTCTTTCATGGATATTATGACAGTTACTGTTATCTGCCCTTGTACATTTTTTGTGGAAGCCAGTTGCTGTGTGCAAAGCTGAGGCCTTCGGATATTGATTGTAGTGAAGGTTCTAAAGAAGAAGTAGAAAGAATTGTCAAACATATCCGTAAACAGTGGCCAGATGTGAGAATTATTCTACGGGGTGATTCTGGCTTTGCGAGAGAAGAATTGATGAAGTGGTGTGAGGCGAACGGTGTTGACTATCTATTTGGTTTAGCAAAGAATTCGCGCCTCATAAAGATGATCGAAGGAGAACAGGAAGAAGCCCGGAAAGAATATGATCGGACAGAGCAGGCGTCTCGTGTGTATAAAGACTTTGTATACAGGACCCTGAAAAGTTGGTCAAGAGAAAGACGGGTTGTTGGCAAGGCGGAATATTTGAGGAGGGGTCCCAATCCACGTTTTGTGGTAACTTCACTAAAGCGTGAGAAAATCGATGCCAGGGTTCTTTATGAGAAAGAGTATTGTGCACGAGGGGAAATGGAAAATCGTATTAAAGAGCAGCAGTTGTATTTGTTTGCCGATAGAACGAGTACCGAGACAATGAGGGCAAACCAACTGAGGCTATGGTTTTCATCGGTTGCCTATGTTTTGTTAGATGAGCTCCGACGAATTGGTTTGCGTTCAACAGACTTTGCAAAGGCGCAATGCCACACGATACGTAACAAACTGTTTAAGATAGGAGCTCAAATTCAAATCAGTGTTAGACGGATTTGTGTTTCCTTAGCCGACGGTTACCCCTATCAGAAGATTTTCCGGCAAGCTTACGAAAACTTGCGTATGGCATACTCGTTGTCATAAGGTGCATAAACATAATTTGGAAGATCCTGAATGTGAAAAATTACGATAAAAATGATAATTACGGGAGGCGTACGCCCAGAGCTCTATGATTAAACGTTATATTCTCATTTTTTCTTTTATGAATAGGATAAAAGTTTGAACTTTTTGTACAAAATAAATATTAACATGAAATTTTAAATAAAATGTGTGGGTTTTAATGAATTTTTCCGGTTTTCAGTCAACCGGTGAGAAATGGGGGCTAACACATCTTTTCCGCGCTTCTTGTGAGGGAAGAAATACGTCCACAAATCATTTGACGCACTATGCAACCAGTGCCTGTCACCATTGATATTAATACCGGTTTCATCAGCATGCAAAAAATCTGCATTGACCAATCTCACTTTTACCTTTTCATCAAAGATCCCTGATAAATCCGCTTCCTGATTAAAGTTGAAAAGAGAGCCTATGCTTACAGGTATCTGCAGTTGCTCACGGAAGTAGTCTTCTATTCTGTTGTAAGGGATCAGTTGAAACTGCGACATATAGACAGAATGTGCTTTTAAACTTGTTCCATACTGTACTGCTTTTTCTACACCTTTGGGGAAAGGAGCAACAAATCTTTTACCCTGACTATCCTCAAGTACCTGCGCCCTGTACTCTGTTACAACCCGTGAAATATCAATATCGAATACCTGCCGTGATTCGTATCCTGCTTCCGTGTATGTGCCTCGTGGAAGGCTACGCCTGTCTAATTTGATAATCTTTGTCTCATCAGGGTTGTCAACTTTTTGAAGCGTTACACCCACACGGCCTTTTTGTCCTCCGGCTTTCCTATTCCCCCTCTTCTTAGGATCTTTCCTGCGATTTGGATCACTTGATGGCGGCTTGCTGCTATTACTGCTATTTAGGTTTAGACGGTTAACAAGTAAGGATGCGACTAAAGCCAGCAGCTCAATCATTGACCTAACAGCCGGAGACAGATCCTTCTCTTCTTTAAGCAGTACCTTTACTTTATTGAGCGTAGCATCTATATCAATGTTGTTTATTGTCACTGGATAGCACCTGAATGTCCGTGGTTCAGAAACCATTCGGACAATAATAATAGCTTTGAATTATCAATTCTGCACTATTATATCACATGCTTTTTAGCCCAGATTTTTATCGCTGTAATCCGTTTTAAGACACTTGAAAATTTTCATGGCAACAGGGGTAGTAACATACAAATCAAACTCCTCCAAAGCCCTGCTACACGGCACTGTCAAAGAACTAGTAACCAGCTTGTTGCAACACTGAAAATTGACAATTTAACCCAAAAACCCTGTCAAGAAAATAATTATTTTTTTCTCTTTTTTTCGCTGAATAGTTACAAAACCATAAAATAAAGCTCTCCAGTTATCGGATGACTCTATCTTTCTTCTGACCACACAAGCCAAAAATTCCCCCTTTCAAAAGACTTCTATCGTTCCCTGACTACATCTATGGCGGATAGTAACGCCTGGCGTTCTAATACAGGCATGGATTGAAGTTTCGCTGTCCACCTTCTGGTCTTCCTCTTTATCCGTTCCCGCTCACGAAAGTCATTGCCAAGATAACGATAATCGTGCAGTTCTACCGGAACACTATAGTTCATCCATAACCACTCAGTTGCTACGCCATGATGACAGACGGCCTGAAAAGAATGTGTCTGCCAGCTACGCAATAATTCTTTGTATAAGGTTGACTCGTAACCGGATATCATCACCATGCAGGGAAGAGTTTTCAAAACTTCCAGAAGTTGGATGTGCTGCGCACGGCTATAATCATATTTATATAGCTGTCCATACTTTTTCCTTGTCTCGCGAAGATATGGTGGGTCACAATATACCAGTTCTTTTCCTGTGAAATGATAATTATTCAGATAATTAATTGCGTCATCATGGACCAGTTCAAAACCTATTGGATGCATATTCGTCCACATCTCAACAACTTCAGAGTCAATTTCTATCCCAAAATTACTCCTGGCAGGTCGTTTGTTCCGTATAACAGCACCACCACCCAAATGAGTCTCTATGTAGGCATCATGGGGTGGCATAAGATTGATTAACTTTTGGAATACACCTCCTTTGCCGCCTGGATAATTCATGGAAGTATTATCGTTGAAAGCAACGAGGAAGTCAAGTTCTTTTATTATATTTTACAAAAAATCGGGAATGCTCCCTATCAGAAGTGTCTGAACCGGCGTAATAGAGGTGGAGCAAGAGAAGAAATATTGTTCAGATTGCCAACAAGTGGTAACCACTAAATCGGAATTAGCCTTGCCGAAATCAGACATAGGATTAAACCTGACAATATTGATATGCTATTTGTGCATGTAATACGGGTGTCTAAGATATTTGAAGATGTTTATGAAGAAATCTTACAAGATGTGCAAATAGGACGTATACTATTTGAAGATTAAACCGGGTGGCGAATAAAAGGTAAGCTATGGTGGCTGTGGGTGTTTGGGACAGAATATTTTGCATATTTTTCAATAAACAAATCAAGGGGGAAGTGATGTTGTGCTGCGTATTCTTGGAGAAATATTTCCCGGTGTAATGATGGTAGACGGATGGGGTGCGTATACATCGATAATAAGTGATCAGCAAAGCTGTATGGCACATCTCCTGAGGAAGATACGGAAGTTCAATGCAAAATTTCCGGAGTTACAGGAGATAGCAAGATTCTATGTAAAGTTTAGGAGAATAATAAGAGATGGTGAACGTGTGCAAGGTTTGCGTAAGGAGTACTGGGAAGAGAAATTCCACAGACGTCTTGCAAGATTAGAAAACCGACTGGAAGAACTACTGAGATGGCCCAATCCAGACAACGTACTCGGAAACATAATTGACAAAGCCAGAAGGCAGCAACCTCGCATCTTGACATTTGTTCGTTACTCTGGAGTACCTTGCCACAACAACTTTGCAGAGTACTTGATACGCATAGGGGTTCTCAAGCGTAAGATATCGGGTGGAAGTAAATCAGAGGCTGGAGAAAAGGCTTACGCAGTTTTACTTTCATTTTTTACAACGTGCAAATTGAGAAAAATACCCTTTTTGCGTTTCCTTAAAGAAAGCTTAAAGCACTATATAATAACCGGAAAGCCCTTGTTATTAAAAGAATTTGCAGAGGTTGAAACACTTAAGATGGCCGCCTAAAGTACCGCAATGATCGTTTCTCTCTGAAGACAGTTTGAACTGACAAATTTACGTTTATACATTAATTTTACCTCCTTTCATCCTATCAAGCGCTAGATTCACCTTATTCTTTTTGGGGTTGCCGAAGTCGCAAAAGGCAATGATAGTGAAGCATCGCTAAGTCGGCAACCCCGTATTGTTGGAAGTCGTTAGACATTCCTATCTTAGACAAATTATCTTCGACCTGATATTGCCCTCCTATCGCAAAAATAGTCTCAAGGCTGCGTCCTGTAAGTCGAATAGATTCAGGATAAACCCGGTCTACTATGATAAGGATCAGTCTTAACGATTCCCCTCGGGACCTTCCGGGCACATATCTTTCTCAAATCGGCGGAAATGTGCTGGCTCCATCACTTCAGGCCGTATACGCTTACGGAGGACTTCCCGAACAAAGGCCACTCGATCCACAAGACGCAACTCCGGATACACCCGGTCGATCGCCTCAATTAGCACCAACTCCTCAACGGCAATGGCTATTCCTGGATCGAACCAATGCGCTGGTTCTTGCCATTCCCGTCCCTGTTTCAGCACTTTACCACCGAAACCGACCACTGATTTAAGTTGGATGTCAGTTACGAGTCTTTCCTTGACGAAGTGGGCAGGCTCCATCCAGTCGGTTCTCAGTTTCAAGTTGAGTGCATCGAACCAGATTAAGTACAGATTGTAGTTTCCCGCCGCGACCTTCCATGGATACGGCGATGGTCCAAATACTTTGGATAGTTCCTTATCGAAAAGCGTATCTTTGAGGTGTTCCGACCCCATACAAACACGCTTCTGTTCACCTTTGTCTCCAACCTCTAACAAGACCGGCACGGTAGTAGTTACAACAAACCCGATTTGCCGGGAAACTCTGTCGAAAACATTGTCTATTTCCTTCTGGTATTTTTCCCGAATGTTTTTGTATATAATGGTCAAATCATCATACAGTTTGACGACTGCCGGATGAGCTGGTTCAACCCAATCGCGTATATGTGCAAATGTTTTTTCTTCCATAATTGCACCTCCGTATGTTATGTAATATAAAGTTAAAATATACTAGTCTTTCTCTTGCCTTGTGCTCATACATTCCAGGTACTCTGTGGGTTAGCGCAGGAAAATGGTGTTTCACCCCCTTTCTTCTTTTTGCTGAGCCAGTCGGTTCTTAAACATGTGATATGGAATCGGCGCCGGCGTCACCCCCAACAAGTCTGTCTCATTCATCCATTCGAACCCTGGTGTCAAAAACTCCAACTTCTCCAGACTCTCCAGGCCGTAGTAAGGCATAGGTTTGCAGTTCAGGAAGGGCAGAGACACCATATTTGACACAAGCCTCGATGCACCGGCAGCCTGGCCACGACGATCGTACGTGTTACCCAACCAGCGCAGAATGCGCTCGCCTTGAGCGTGTAGATCCCTGCTCCTCTCGTCAACCTGTTCACGCATCTCTCGGGCAAAGCCCCGTATTATGACATGATCGTTTGTATCTGCTGTCGCCACGAAGTCGTAAATCTGGCACAGGCACTCGTACGTATCCAGGTTTGTCCGCTTAATAAAGTTGCGCACAGATGCACGCAGCGACTGCGTTAGCACTTCCGGATAGAACCGCCGCAATAGCTGGAAATAGAAGTCCACCTGCATGTTGAAGTAGTGCAATCCGAAATCGCTGAAATTGCGATCAAAGAAGGCGTAGTTGGCAATTTGGTGAAAAGCCTCAGAGCGCGGGTCTTTGAGCCGGTAATCGAATCCAAAGTAGTCGCCAAGCAACCTGCCTTCAGCCTGCAGTTTCGCCTCTAACCCGGTACCGGGGTAAGCCTCTGCACGACAGAAGTTGAACGGATTATCGATGTGCCGTTCAATGAAGTGTAAGTTGACCAGGATATCCTCTAAAACCGTGTCAGGCTCGAACATGAGTAAGTTAAAGGCGAGGTGAACATCGAAATCATTGAGAATGCGCAGTGCGTTCAGTATCTGATCGAGAGTACATTTGCGGTTCAGGTTACGCAGCCCATTTTCATGTGCGTTTTCAACTCCTAAGAATACTCGAAACAGCCCCAAGTCGTCCAGCACGCGGATCGAGTCGCAGGTAATGCTGTCGGGCCGCGCCTTGACTGCTATAGCAATCCCCTCGATTCCTTCCTGCTGCAGTCTGGCCCGCAGTTCCTCAAAGCGGCGAAGCGCCTTCTCCGGTTTTGGGAGAAAGAAATTGTCATCCTGAAAATTAAAGATACGAACATCATGATGAAAGTAGAGATCCTTCATCTCTGTCACGATGTTCTCCACGCTTCGTACCCGAAACTTCTTTCCACCTCCCCTTTCGTACCAGGCGTTGATGCTGCAAAAGGCGCAGTTACGCCAGCATCCCCGGCTGGTCAGGATGCTCGCAATGGGCTTATCGAAGTATTCATGGAATGTTATACGTTTTGGGAACGGTAATGCGTCGAGATTATCTTGATTGCCGGTTGTAAGGTTGGTTGTTACTGATCCATCAGATTTTCGGTAGCAAAGGCCGTGTACCCTGGTTAAATCTTCCAGATGGTCGGCCAATGCGCAAACAAGCTGTTCGCCTTCTCCCAGGCAGACCGAATCGAATGCGGGAAAATCCCGGAGTAGATGTTCCGAATTGAACGATGCAAATGGACCACCGGCGATCAGGTGACCACGGTAACTCCCTTCCCGGAACGCTTGCGCCAGATGGCAAAATTCTCGTGCACGGCCTGTGAACATCATAGACAAACCGATGATTTGAGGTGAAAAGGTGATCACCTGCTTTACTGCACCAGATATGTCAAACTCTGAATTGAAAGGAACGATTTCCACTTGATGTCCTTTGTGTTCTAATGCAGAGGCTATGTATCGCAGACCAAGGTTTTCTTCCAATTCTGCACCTACCAATGCAACTTTCATACGTCACCTCCTTATTATGGTGTAATTGGTAAGTTCCATAAGATCGTAGACACTTGTTAGTGGCACTAGCTGTGTCACAACATCGTCGACACTCAACAAAATTCTTGAATAGAAATTCTGTTTTTTACGGGTCCCTGAGTTTATAAGATTCTGTCCTGATTAGTTGTTTTGGAGCCTCTGGTGCTGCCTGATAATATACACTTAATTCTTTTTTCCTGGTATTTAGTATGGCCCATACATATTCAAAACTTAAAGCATTATTTATGTAAAATCCTTCATTGAGAATGGTAATATCACCTTTTTCGTTTACCAAATGTATAAGATGTATTCTACCGTTTGTTATTGGTAATACCCACGATGGGTTGAAGGTGAAACCTTCGGGTAAAAAATTCTGAGTATAGCCCTTACAATATTGCTGAGAAAAAGTCTCTTTTTTATATTTCTGGTAATTGTTATGATTATTTCTAAATTTCTTTGATTCTACTCTTAGATCCTTCAGGTCTCTGAAGCTCTTTGACTACCAGAGTAATTGGCATTTTGTATCTCCTTCTCCAATTAATAATTATCAAAAAGTAGTTTGGCAAACAGTAAAAAAATTCGCTCAATGTAGGCTCTTTGCTCACGATTATACGCCACTCTTGAATGAGGCTGGCGACAGTGTGAGTCGCCATTTCCCTGGTATTTCCATAGCGGGAAGTTCACCCGTCGTAGGGCTCCTGTACCTTTCTGCACTTAGCATGTCGCCGAAGGGCATCTCGGTTGTAGCCATTCCGGCCATGGTGACAGTTCCGCCCCCCATCATTTCGCCATCGGGCATTCCACTCGTCATACTCTCGACTCCGGTCATGTCACTACGTGGCATCTCGGTTACTCTAGTGTTGCTTGTTGCGTTCTTAGTATTCATCTTTATAGATAATTTGTTGTTTTGTATATTATCTATTTGACAAATCTATAATTATGAATCAGAACTTGTAATTGTTCACCAAGACGTCATAAAAAAGAAAAAAATAATAAAAAACTTTTTATAGAAAATTATATACAATGGCTTTTGATCGGTTTCTTCATTTACTTTCTATAAAATATCAAAATTTTGATCTTTGAGTCTGCAATGTGCTAAACTATCGATTTAGATTTTTACTAGGGAAGAACGCCATAAAGTGAAAAATATAAGCTGTAAGTTGTGTGTTTAATAAGCAAACCAGAAGCCAAACACTTAAACTGTTGAATTATCAAGTGTTAAGGAAATGATATATATTTAAGACGAGCTGATCCGTCATGAAATTGTTACGGCTGTGGAGTGAAACTTAGGCTGCACAACAGTTTAAGGCG is drawn from Candidatus Scalindua sp. and contains these coding sequences:
- a CDS encoding IS630 family transposase (programmed frameshift) translates to MKKYIVTLDCDERNRLVALTSKGMHRSQKILNALLLLACDQGEYQGKRSTNVEIARVLKISMKKIDRVKKRFVEEGFEVALNGRKGNRVYEKKTDGDFEAHLVALSCSEPPEGFARWSLRLLADKVVELEYTDKISHETIRRNIKKNEIKPWQRKGWVIPPKENGSFVANMEMVLDVYKRPYDAKYPVICMDESPKQLISETKMPISASPGQPAKYDYEYKRCGVCNIFLAFEPLAGKRIVKITERRTKQDWSYFLEDVVNTYGHANKITLVMDNLNTHDAGSLYETFVPDKAKEILDKFEFVYTPKHGSWLNMAEIELNVLAGQCLNRRIDNITKIKKEVQSWQKFRNNKKSKANWQFTTIDARIRLSKLYPTLDD
- a CDS encoding DNA adenine methylase, giving the protein MNYPGGKGGVFQKLINLMPPHDAYIETHLGGGAVIRNKRPARSNFGIEIDSEVVEMWTNMHPIGFELVHDDAINYLNNYHFTGKELVYCDPPYLRETRKKYGQLYKYDYSRAQHIQLLEVLKTLPCMVMISGYESTLYKELLRSWQTHSFQAVCHHGVATEWLWMNYSVPVELHDYRYLGNDFRERERIKRKTRRWTAKLQSMPVLERQALLSAIDVVRER
- a CDS encoding transposase; the encoded protein is MLRILGEIFPGVMMVDGWGAYTSIISDQQSCMAHLLRKIRKFNAKFPELQEIARFYVKFRRIIRDGERVQGLRKEYWEEKFHRRLARLENRLEELLRWPNPDNVLGNIIDKARRQQPRILTFVRYSGVPCHNNFAEYLIRIGVLKRKISGGSKSEAGEKAYAVLLSFFTTCKLRKIPFLRFLKESLKHYIITGKPLLLKEFAEVETLKMAA
- a CDS encoding B12-binding domain-containing radical SAM protein, yielding MKVALVGAELEENLGLRYIASALEHKGHQVEIVPFNSEFDISGAVKQVITFSPQIIGLSMMFTGRAREFCHLAQAFREGSYRGHLIAGGPFASFNSEHLLRDFPAFDSVCLGEGEQLVCALADHLEDLTRVHGLCYRKSDGSVTTNLTTGNQDNLDALPFPKRITFHEYFDKPIASILTSRGCWRNCAFCSINAWYERGGGKKFRVRSVENIVTEMKDLYFHHDVRIFNFQDDNFFLPKPEKALRRFEELRARLQQEGIEGIAIAVKARPDSITCDSIRVLDDLGLFRVFLGVENAHENGLRNLNRKCTLDQILNALRILNDFDVHLAFNLLMFEPDTVLEDILVNLHFIERHIDNPFNFCRAEAYPGTGLEAKLQAEGRLLGDYFGFDYRLKDPRSEAFHQIANYAFFDRNFSDFGLHYFNMQVDFYFQLLRRFYPEVLTQSLRASVRNFIKRTNLDTYECLCQIYDFVATADTNDHVIIRGFAREMREQVDERSRDLHAQGERILRWLGNTYDRRGQAAGASRLVSNMVSLPFLNCKPMPYYGLESLEKLEFLTPGFEWMNETDLLGVTPAPIPYHMFKNRLAQQKEERG